The Staphylococcus sp. KG4-3 genome has a window encoding:
- a CDS encoding GrpB family protein, giving the protein MYSHIQPLVTEDHKNIYRQQYQELSDILFNLLDTPVKSTHHLGGTSHFNYPTEPILDILVGVNNLHDITSLDEKRLNYEGFYRLHHPYKKKVVMAQFNNLIELKQVARLHIIQKNSKLYNDYLQTNLLLSKNDHLTTTFGEAKQSAAITATNIRDYENQKQKLFDNLIKHLSGDMKSTDM; this is encoded by the coding sequence ATGTATTCTCATATCCAACCATTAGTAACAGAAGACCATAAAAATATTTATCGACAGCAATACCAAGAACTAAGCGATATACTCTTCAACTTGCTTGATACACCTGTTAAATCAACACATCATCTCGGTGGAACTTCACACTTTAATTATCCAACCGAGCCTATTTTAGATATATTAGTGGGTGTAAATAATTTACATGACATTACATCCTTAGATGAAAAACGTTTGAATTATGAAGGGTTCTACCGCTTACACCATCCATATAAGAAAAAAGTAGTTATGGCACAATTTAATAACTTAATAGAATTAAAACAAGTAGCTCGTTTACATATTATACAAAAGAACTCAAAACTTTATAATGACTACTTGCAAACAAACCTTTTACTCAGTAAAAATGACCATTTAACCACAACATTTGGCGAAGCAAAACAATCTGCTGCAATTACTGCTACAAATATACGTGACTATGAAAACCAGAAGCAGAAACTGTTTGACAATTTAATAAAACATTTAAGTGGCGACATGAAAAGTACTGATATGTAA
- the ytxJ gene encoding bacillithiol system redox-active protein YtxJ: protein MAIKLSSIDQFEQIINENKYVFVLKHSETCPISANAIDQFNKFLYERDMDGYYLIVQQERELSDYIEEKTSVKHESPQAFYFVKGQAIWNASHGDINVSTLASAEE from the coding sequence ATGGCTATAAAGCTGAGTTCGATTGACCAGTTTGAGCAAATTATTAATGAAAATAAATATGTATTTGTACTGAAACATAGCGAAACATGCCCAATTTCAGCAAATGCAATTGACCAATTCAACAAATTTTTATATGAAAGAGATATGGATGGTTACTATTTAATTGTACAACAAGAAAGAGAATTATCTGATTATATAGAAGAAAAAACAAGTGTGAAACATGAATCGCCACAAGCATTTTATTTTGTTAAGGGACAAGCGATTTGGAATGCGAGTCACGGAGATATTAACGTTTCCACATTAGCAAGTGCTGAAGAGTAA
- a CDS encoding threonine/serine exporter family protein, giving the protein MAIVYYFSQFIISFLATMLFSILFNAPRRLLLACGFVGAMGWIIYKLTFDADLGKVLASFLGSFILALMSHVMSRRYKRPVIIFIVPGIIPLVPGGLAYEATRFLVSNEYTHAVNTFLEVTLISGAIAFGILCAEIIYYIYTRIKQHYGKMNGKTYKKSYNMNNRA; this is encoded by the coding sequence ATGGCCATTGTCTATTACTTTTCACAATTTATAATTAGCTTTCTTGCAACAATGCTATTTTCAATTCTGTTCAATGCACCAAGACGCCTCCTTTTAGCTTGTGGTTTTGTAGGCGCAATGGGCTGGATCATCTATAAGTTGACGTTTGATGCTGACTTAGGTAAAGTCCTAGCCTCTTTTTTAGGTAGTTTTATCTTAGCTTTAATGAGCCACGTCATGAGTAGACGTTACAAGCGACCAGTAATTATCTTCATTGTACCTGGTATTATTCCACTTGTACCAGGTGGCTTAGCATATGAAGCTACACGATTTTTAGTAAGTAATGAATACACACACGCCGTTAATACATTTTTAGAAGTAACTCTAATTTCAGGTGCAATTGCTTTTGGTATTTTATGTGCAGAGATTATTTATTATATCTATACACGGATAAAACAACATTATGGTAAAATGAATGGCAAAACTTATAAAAAATCTTACAATATGAACAATAGAGCTTAA
- a CDS encoding glycosyltransferase family 4 protein — MYTLLLIIFSMIVSLILTPIVIKVSHKLGIVDQPNFRKVHTKPISVLGGTVILISFLVGIWLGHPIETEVKPLVIGSVLIYLVGLIDDIYDLKPIIKLFGQVIAALVVVYYGVTIDFISLPIGLTIHFGILGIPITVIWIVAITNAINLIDGLDGLASGVSMIALMTIGFIAILQANIFIMMICSVLIGALLGFLFFNFHPAKIFLGDSGALLVGFIVGFLSLLGFKNITFVSLFFPIVILAVPFIDTLFAMIRRVKKGQHIMQADKSHLHHKFLELGYSHRQTVLLIYSIALLFSLASIILYLSQPWGVLMMFILILITIELIVEFTGLIDDDYRPLLKLIENKEQHDDYHK; from the coding sequence ATGTATACATTATTATTAATCATTTTTTCAATGATTGTCAGTTTGATACTTACACCAATAGTCATAAAGGTTTCACATAAATTAGGGATTGTAGATCAACCGAATTTTAGAAAGGTACATACTAAACCTATATCCGTACTTGGTGGAACTGTTATACTCATATCATTCTTAGTAGGGATATGGCTTGGACATCCTATAGAAACGGAAGTTAAACCTCTGGTTATTGGGTCAGTGTTAATCTACTTGGTTGGACTCATAGATGATATTTATGATTTGAAACCAATAATTAAATTATTTGGTCAAGTAATTGCAGCACTTGTTGTTGTTTATTATGGTGTGACTATTGATTTTATTTCTTTACCTATTGGGCTCACGATTCATTTTGGTATTCTAGGTATACCAATTACAGTTATTTGGATTGTGGCAATTACCAATGCAATTAATTTAATTGACGGACTAGACGGTTTAGCATCCGGTGTTTCGATGATTGCATTAATGACGATAGGTTTTATCGCTATCTTACAAGCAAATATATTTATTATGATGATTTGCAGTGTTTTGATTGGAGCGCTTCTGGGATTCTTATTCTTTAATTTCCACCCAGCAAAAATCTTTTTAGGTGATAGTGGTGCTTTGCTAGTCGGTTTTATCGTAGGTTTCTTATCACTGCTCGGGTTTAAAAATATTACCTTTGTATCTTTATTCTTCCCGATTGTAATTTTAGCTGTACCATTTATTGATACACTGTTTGCCATGATTCGTCGTGTGAAGAAAGGTCAGCATATTATGCAAGCTGATAAATCGCATCTCCATCATAAATTTTTAGAACTTGGCTATTCACATCGTCAAACTGTATTATTAATATATTCTATAGCATTACTGTTTAGTCTTGCTAGTATAATATTATATCTATCTCAACCGTGGGGCGTACTCATGATGTTTATTTTGATTTTAATCACAATAGAGCTTATCGTTGAATTTACAGGACTGATTGATGATGATTATCGACCATTATTAAAATTGATTGAAAATAAAGAACAGCATGACGATTATCACAAATAA
- a CDS encoding glycerate kinase, producing MKVLVAMDEFNGIISSYQANRYVEEAVASQIEKADIVQVPLFNGRHELMDSVFLWQSGTKYRMTTHDADMQEVEAVYGITDSGMTVIEGNLFLKGQKPINERTSYGLGEVIVDALENDATHIVISLGGIGSFDGGAGMLQALGAKFYDDEAQEIDLRQGSHKLKYIRKIDISGLHPNLNNVRFQLMSDFDSKIYGKNSEIMQTYEAYGVTREKAAEIDNLIWYLSEMFKSELRLVLGPVQRGGAGGGIAAVLNALYNAEIMTSHELVDQITHLDALIEQADLIIFGEGINEADQILETTTVRLAELATKYNKPSIAICATDDKFDLFESIGVTAMFNTFIEMPESFTDFKMGIQIRHYTVQAIKLLKTQFDINK from the coding sequence ATGAAAGTTTTAGTTGCGATGGATGAATTTAATGGAATTATTTCCAGTTATCAAGCGAACCGTTATGTTGAAGAAGCTGTAGCTAGCCAAATTGAAAAAGCAGACATAGTACAAGTTCCTTTATTTAATGGGCGTCATGAGCTTATGGATTCTGTCTTTCTTTGGCAGTCAGGCACTAAATATAGAATGACAACACATGATGCTGATATGCAAGAGGTAGAAGCAGTGTATGGTATCACAGATAGCGGTATGACTGTGATTGAGGGTAATCTGTTTTTAAAAGGTCAAAAGCCAATAAATGAACGTACAAGCTATGGTCTGGGAGAAGTTATAGTAGATGCTTTAGAGAACGACGCGACGCATATTGTTATTTCACTTGGCGGTATCGGTAGCTTTGATGGCGGTGCTGGTATGTTACAAGCACTGGGAGCTAAGTTTTACGATGATGAAGCACAGGAAATTGATTTACGACAAGGTAGTCATAAGTTGAAATATATCCGCAAAATTGATATTTCTGGGTTACATCCAAACTTAAACAATGTACGTTTTCAATTAATGTCAGATTTTGATAGTAAAATTTACGGTAAGAATAGTGAGATAATGCAAACGTATGAAGCTTATGGGGTAACACGTGAAAAAGCTGCCGAAATTGATAATTTAATTTGGTATTTAAGTGAAATGTTCAAAAGTGAATTAAGGCTTGTACTTGGCCCAGTGCAAAGAGGTGGCGCAGGCGGTGGCATTGCTGCAGTATTAAATGCGCTCTATAATGCAGAAATCATGACTAGCCATGAACTCGTAGATCAAATAACACATTTAGATGCATTAATAGAGCAAGCAGATTTAATTATTTTTGGAGAAGGTATAAATGAAGCAGATCAAATACTTGAAACAACAACGGTACGTCTAGCAGAATTAGCTACAAAATATAATAAACCATCAATAGCAATTTGTGCCACTGATGATAAGTTTGACTTATTTGAATCTATAGGTGTTACAGCAATGTTTAATACATTTATAGAAATGCCAGAAAGTTTTACTGATTTTAAAATGGGGATTCAAATTAGACATTATACTGTCCAAGCGATTAAGTTATTGAAAACTCAATTTGATATAAACAAATAG
- a CDS encoding EMYY motif lipoprotein: MKKIICIVLLFCFSITLSACGNEGATEFKDFDSTLNDVKSKENELKKVIDDIHLKRLDDLSKTDMTDKNKKEFNELQNKVNSKLVPKLDNYEAAAKKLPTDSEETKELKSTYLKSVKDKKAAINDLKNFIDLCNQAVKANEDILDYTKLFEKNRSQVEAHMQKASDAGSTTDVNNFKHKLEQNNKDLRNTAEKEADSTNTTKVKQSIETQIMPLIDKQIKDLNKTAITNNYVNDARKNAIEMYYSLQNYYETRKETIDISERLDKINAKDLPKKGEDLEKFDADFDKEYNNVKEDFN, from the coding sequence ATGAAAAAAATAATTTGCATTGTTTTATTGTTTTGTTTTTCAATTACACTAAGCGCATGTGGCAATGAAGGAGCTACCGAATTTAAAGACTTTGATAGCACGCTTAATGACGTAAAATCCAAAGAAAATGAACTGAAAAAAGTCATAGATGATATTCACTTAAAGCGTTTAGATGATTTAAGCAAGACAGATATGACAGACAAAAACAAAAAAGAATTTAACGAATTGCAAAATAAAGTAAATAGTAAATTGGTTCCTAAGCTCGACAATTATGAAGCGGCTGCGAAAAAACTACCTACTGATTCTGAAGAAACAAAAGAATTAAAATCAACATATTTAAAATCAGTGAAAGATAAAAAAGCTGCTATTAATGACTTGAAAAACTTCATTGATTTATGTAATCAAGCAGTTAAGGCAAATGAAGATATTTTAGACTATACTAAGTTATTTGAAAAAAATAGATCTCAGGTTGAAGCACATATGCAAAAAGCAAGTGACGCTGGTTCTACAACAGATGTAAATAATTTTAAACATAAACTAGAGCAAAATAATAAAGATTTGAGAAACACGGCTGAGAAAGAAGCGGACTCAACGAATACTACCAAAGTAAAACAGTCTATAGAAACACAAATTATGCCTTTAATTGATAAGCAGATTAAAGATTTGAATAAAACAGCAATTACAAATAATTATGTCAATGATGCACGTAAAAATGCCATAGAAATGTATTACAGCTTACAAAATTATTATGAAACTCGAAAAGAAACGATAGATATTAGCGAACGATTAGATAAAATCAACGCTAAAGATTTACCGAAAAAGGGTGAAGATTTAGAGAAGTTTGACGCTGATTTTGACAAAGAATATAATAATGTCAAAGAAGACTTTAATTAA
- a CDS encoding diguanylate cyclase, with the protein MFEAIIYNISVTVAGIYLFHRLQYSENKNMVFSKEYVTVLMTIVALLLSAYPVPLFNQYTLYLTFIPILFLGRYTNMFYTVLSALIVGLVNVLIGDYTIIAAMILIVIAVIVGAVGPFLKQNDIISLQILNAITLVIFFILSLISPYYEITEVLFLIPISFILMITSSITFVDIWYFFSLVNRYENEEKFDYLTGLGNVKEFDRHLNETTSIAEKNNQSIGLLLIDIDGFKDVNDKFSHQSGDAVLRQVAQLLKNYVPQEFSIYRNGGEEFSIVLYDYTLDQCVKLSESIRGGVEQSTFHLPNKEVIKLSVSIGVGYLTADDYKSQRKVFKIADDMLHMAKNEGRNQVMFNPIVKL; encoded by the coding sequence ATGTTTGAAGCTATTATTTACAATATTTCTGTTACAGTAGCAGGTATCTATTTATTTCACCGCTTACAGTATTCAGAGAATAAGAACATGGTGTTTTCTAAAGAATATGTTACAGTTTTAATGACCATAGTAGCACTTTTACTATCTGCTTATCCCGTGCCATTATTTAACCAATACACACTTTACTTAACCTTCATACCTATACTCTTCCTAGGTAGATATACGAACATGTTTTACACTGTGCTTTCAGCATTAATCGTAGGGTTAGTAAATGTTTTAATTGGTGATTATACTATCATTGCCGCTATGATACTTATCGTTATCGCTGTGATTGTTGGTGCTGTTGGTCCATTTTTAAAACAAAATGATATTATTTCACTACAAATTCTTAACGCGATTACACTTGTTATTTTCTTTATTTTATCACTAATAAGCCCATATTACGAAATTACAGAGGTATTGTTCTTAATACCTATATCATTTATATTAATGATTACTTCGTCAATTACATTTGTTGATATTTGGTATTTTTTCTCTTTAGTAAATCGTTATGAAAATGAAGAGAAATTTGATTATTTAACAGGTTTAGGTAACGTTAAAGAATTCGATAGACACCTTAATGAAACGACAAGCATTGCTGAAAAAAATAACCAAAGTATCGGGCTGTTACTTATCGATATCGATGGATTTAAAGATGTAAATGATAAATTTTCACATCAATCTGGTGATGCAGTACTAAGACAAGTTGCTCAACTTCTCAAAAACTATGTACCACAAGAATTTAGTATTTATCGTAATGGCGGCGAGGAGTTCTCGATCGTTTTATACGATTACACATTAGACCAATGTGTTAAATTAAGTGAGAGTATACGTGGGGGCGTAGAACAATCAACTTTCCATCTACCTAATAAAGAGGTTATTAAATTATCTGTTTCAATAGGTGTGGGTTATTTAACTGCTGATGATTACAAGTCACAACGTAAAGTATTTAAAATAGCAGATGATATGTTGCATATGGCTAAGAATGAAGGCCGTAATCAAGTGATGTTTAATCCTATTGTTAAACTTTAA
- a CDS encoding CHY zinc finger protein, producing MINVYGSTVDNEARCTHYQTPLDIIAIKFKCCNKYYPCYKCHNEHENHSIQRWDSDEFNEKAILCGVCHHEMTINDYMMIEACPECDAHFNNRCKYHYHLYFSV from the coding sequence ATGATTAATGTATATGGTTCTACAGTAGATAACGAAGCTCGATGTACACATTATCAAACACCATTAGACATCATTGCGATAAAATTCAAATGTTGTAACAAATACTACCCTTGCTACAAATGTCACAACGAACACGAAAACCATAGCATACAGCGGTGGGATTCAGATGAATTTAATGAAAAGGCAATTTTATGTGGCGTTTGTCATCATGAAATGACTATAAATGATTATATGATGATTGAAGCTTGTCCCGAGTGTGATGCACATTTTAACAATCGTTGTAAGTATCACTATCATTTATATTTTTCAGTTTAA
- a CDS encoding PH domain-containing protein yields MILDNVNPNDLYPTEKKGPNVLGTIEYSIQGSSEFEGAFIATSERVILNVDMNGEFYYRSIAYNEIESINYDGEKINFKFNIGPMPMKNIQKGDVETFVQFVSDKIDH; encoded by the coding sequence ATGATATTAGACAATGTTAATCCAAATGATTTATATCCAACTGAGAAAAAAGGACCTAATGTATTAGGAACAATAGAATATTCTATACAAGGTTCTTCAGAATTTGAAGGTGCTTTTATAGCTACAAGCGAAAGAGTTATCTTGAATGTTGATATGAATGGTGAATTTTATTATAGAAGTATCGCGTATAACGAAATAGAATCAATTAATTACGATGGCGAAAAGATTAATTTTAAATTTAACATTGGGCCAATGCCTATGAAAAATATTCAAAAAGGTGATGTAGAGACCTTCGTTCAATTTGTTAGTGATAAAATAGATCATTAA
- the pepT gene encoding peptidase T translates to MKQDIIERLTRYVTIDTQSDPESNTTPSTEKQWNLLNLLNDELTDFGLETDIDEQGYLFATLESNVDADLPTVGFLAHVDTSPDFNATNVNPQIIEAYDGKPIKLGDTSRVLSQDVFPNMKNVEGHTLMVTDGTSLLGADDKAGVVEIMEALKYLTSHPEIKHGRIRVAFTPDEEIGRGPHEFDVERFNANFAYTMDGSEYGELQYESFNAAEAIVTCHGVNVHPGSAKDAMINAVLLGQQFNSLLPPNEVPERTEGYEGFYHLMKMNGDVEKTTLHYIIRDHDSNQFNLRKKRLVEIKNDINTHFEDNPIEIEINDQYYNMGEKISANPHVIDIPKRVFTKLDIPANTAPIRGGTDGSQLSYMGLPTPNIFTGCDNFHGPFEYASIDVMEKAIEVIVGITEEVVQTYQK, encoded by the coding sequence ATGAAACAAGACATAATAGAAAGACTGACAAGATACGTAACTATTGACACACAATCTGATCCAGAATCTAATACCACGCCATCTACAGAGAAACAATGGAATTTATTAAACTTATTAAATGATGAATTGACTGATTTTGGATTAGAGACAGATATCGATGAACAAGGCTACTTATTTGCCACATTAGAAAGCAATGTAGATGCTGATTTACCAACTGTTGGTTTTTTAGCACACGTCGATACATCACCAGACTTTAACGCTACTAATGTCAATCCACAAATAATTGAAGCTTATGATGGCAAACCGATTAAACTTGGAGATACGAGCCGCGTTTTAAGCCAAGATGTTTTTCCAAATATGAAAAATGTCGAAGGCCATACACTTATGGTTACAGATGGAACTTCATTATTAGGCGCTGATGATAAAGCTGGTGTAGTTGAGATTATGGAAGCTTTAAAATACTTAACTTCACATCCTGAAATTAAACATGGACGTATCCGTGTTGCATTTACGCCAGATGAAGAAATCGGTAGAGGCCCTCATGAATTTGATGTCGAACGCTTTAACGCTAACTTTGCGTACACAATGGATGGCAGCGAATATGGTGAATTACAATATGAAAGCTTTAATGCTGCTGAAGCAATCGTAACTTGTCATGGTGTCAATGTACATCCAGGTTCAGCTAAAGATGCTATGATTAATGCTGTATTATTAGGCCAGCAATTTAATTCATTACTTCCACCAAACGAAGTCCCTGAAAGAACTGAAGGTTATGAAGGTTTTTATCATTTGATGAAAATGAATGGCGACGTTGAAAAAACAACACTTCATTATATTATTCGAGATCACGACAGTAATCAATTTAACTTACGGAAGAAACGTTTAGTCGAAATTAAAAATGATATCAACACGCATTTTGAAGATAATCCTATTGAAATTGAAATCAATGACCAATATTATAATATGGGTGAAAAAATTTCGGCAAATCCACATGTTATTGATATACCAAAACGTGTTTTTACTAAATTAGATATCCCAGCCAATACCGCACCAATTCGTGGAGGTACAGATGGTTCACAACTCTCATATATGGGATTACCTACACCAAATATCTTTACTGGCTGTGATAATTTCCATGGCCCTTTCGAATATGCATCTATTGATGTAATGGAGAAAGCTATTGAAGTTATTGTTGGTATTACAGAAGAAGTCGTACAAACATATCAAAAATAA
- a CDS encoding ABC transporter substrate-binding protein, whose amino-acid sequence MKKLGLLLVVGLMFLLVACSNGGSDDKKNSEADSKGESSNKTVKVENNYQASGEKRDGSDAKAVKETVEVPKNPKNAVVFDYGTLDTMKEMGLEDKVKALPKGEGNKSLPDFLSDFKDEKYLNTGSLKEVNFDKVAEAKPEVIYISGRTANQKNLDEFKKAAPDAKVVYVGVDDKDEVNSLKKNTETLGKIYGKEDKAKSLTKKLDDKIAGIKDKTKDLKDNKALFLLVNEGELSTFGSGERFGAMIFDTMGFTPADDNIKNSKHGQNVTNEYVAEKNPSIIFAMDRGQAIGGKSTAKNALGNDVIKDVDAIKDNKVYELDPKLWYFASGSTTTAIKQIEEVEKALEK is encoded by the coding sequence ATGAAAAAATTAGGTTTATTATTAGTAGTAGGGTTAATGTTTTTATTAGTAGCATGTAGTAATGGCGGATCAGACGATAAAAAGAATTCAGAAGCTGATTCAAAAGGTGAAAGTTCAAATAAAACTGTAAAGGTTGAAAATAACTATCAAGCAAGTGGAGAGAAACGTGATGGTAGTGATGCTAAAGCAGTTAAAGAAACTGTAGAAGTTCCTAAGAACCCAAAAAATGCAGTTGTTTTTGATTATGGAACATTAGATACAATGAAAGAAATGGGACTTGAAGATAAAGTTAAAGCACTTCCCAAAGGTGAAGGTAATAAATCATTGCCAGATTTCTTAAGTGATTTCAAAGATGAAAAATATTTAAATACTGGAAGTCTAAAAGAAGTTAATTTCGATAAAGTTGCTGAAGCTAAACCAGAAGTTATCTATATTTCTGGACGTACAGCGAACCAAAAAAATCTAGATGAATTTAAAAAAGCTGCACCAGATGCAAAAGTAGTTTACGTTGGTGTAGACGATAAAGATGAAGTGAATTCATTGAAAAAGAATACTGAAACTTTAGGTAAAATTTATGGTAAAGAAGACAAAGCAAAATCACTAACTAAAAAATTAGATGATAAAATTGCTGGTATCAAAGATAAAACAAAAGATTTAAAAGATAACAAAGCATTATTCTTATTAGTAAATGAAGGTGAATTATCAACATTTGGATCAGGTGAACGTTTCGGTGCAATGATATTCGATACAATGGGCTTCACACCAGCTGATGATAATATTAAAAATAGTAAACATGGTCAAAATGTCACTAATGAATATGTAGCAGAGAAAAATCCGAGTATTATCTTTGCAATGGACCGTGGACAAGCAATTGGTGGCAAATCAACAGCTAAAAACGCATTAGGTAATGATGTGATTAAAGATGTAGATGCAATTAAAGATAACAAAGTGTATGAGTTAGATCCTAAACTTTGGTACTTTGCAAGTGGTTCTACAACAACAGCAATTAAACAAATTGAAGAAGTTGAGAAAGCTTTAGAAAAATAA
- the murB gene encoding UDP-N-acetylmuramate dehydrogenase: MHKDNILKELKAIVPSEIIKIDEPLKKYTYTQTGGKADYYLSPTKNEHVQAIVHYAYTKDLPVTYLGNGSNIIIREGGIRGIVISLLSLDYIDVSDDAIISGSGAAIIDVSRTARDHALTGLEFACGIPGSIGGAVFMNAGAYGGEVKDCIDYALCVNDKGELITLTNKELELDYRNSIVQQKHLVVLEAAFTLAPGNFDEIQATMDDLTERRETKQPLEYPSCGSVFQRPPGHFAGKLIQDSDLQGHRIGGVEVSKKHAGFMVNVDKGTATDYEDLIHYVQEVVKEKFDVDLHPEVRIIGDHPVD, translated from the coding sequence TTGCATAAAGATAACATCTTAAAGGAATTAAAAGCAATTGTACCATCAGAAATTATTAAAATTGATGAACCTTTAAAAAAGTATACATATACACAGACTGGTGGTAAGGCTGATTATTATCTTTCTCCTACCAAAAACGAACATGTTCAAGCCATTGTTCACTATGCCTATACTAAAGATCTTCCTGTGACCTATTTAGGGAATGGTTCTAATATTATTATTCGCGAAGGCGGTATTCGCGGAATTGTTATTAGCTTACTTTCTCTTGATTATATCGATGTATCAGATGATGCAATTATTTCTGGTAGTGGCGCAGCAATCATAGATGTTTCACGTACTGCAAGAGATCATGCCCTAACTGGACTTGAGTTTGCATGCGGTATCCCTGGTTCCATCGGTGGTGCTGTATTTATGAATGCAGGTGCTTATGGTGGAGAAGTAAAAGATTGTATTGATTATGCACTTTGTGTTAATGATAAAGGCGAATTAATTACATTAACGAATAAAGAGTTGGAATTAGATTATCGTAATAGTATTGTGCAACAAAAACACTTAGTAGTCTTAGAAGCTGCATTTACACTTGCGCCTGGCAATTTTGACGAGATACAAGCGACTATGGATGATCTGACTGAGAGAAGAGAAACAAAACAGCCACTAGAATATCCGTCGTGTGGCAGTGTTTTCCAACGTCCTCCTGGCCATTTTGCAGGCAAATTGATTCAAGACTCTGATTTACAAGGTCATCGTATAGGCGGAGTTGAAGTGTCTAAAAAACACGCTGGCTTTATGGTAAATGTTGATAAAGGTACGGCTACTGATTACGAAGATTTGATCCACTACGTTCAAGAAGTTGTAAAAGAAAAATTTGACGTTGATCTCCATCCTGAAGTGAGAATCATTGGAGACCACCCTGTTGATTAA
- a CDS encoding threonine/serine exporter family protein has product MSDSITIIDEDKVIDVVLIAGRILLESGAETYRVEDTMTRIAASFGLDDTYSFVTSTAIIFSLNNRTNTRLIRIRERTTDLEKIALTNSLSRKISNNELNIDQAKSELIHLHHASLQYSSLTNFLAAPIACGFFLFMFGGIIQDFIFAILAGAGAFLTFNYVQRYIQIKFFSEFISAAVVIMIASAFTKIGWSHNQDIITIAGVMPLVPGILITNAIRDLMAGELLAGMSRGVEAALTSFAIGAGVAIVLLIF; this is encoded by the coding sequence ATGTCAGATTCAATTACGATTATTGATGAGGATAAAGTCATTGATGTCGTGCTTATTGCAGGAAGAATTTTACTTGAAAGCGGCGCTGAAACATACCGTGTTGAAGACACGATGACACGTATAGCTGCGAGTTTTGGTTTAGATGATACATATAGCTTTGTGACATCTACTGCAATCATTTTTTCACTAAATAACCGTACTAATACACGACTTATCAGAATTCGCGAACGTACAACAGATTTAGAAAAAATTGCTTTGACTAATAGTCTTTCACGAAAAATTTCTAATAATGAACTGAATATAGATCAAGCAAAATCTGAACTGATACATTTGCATCACGCTTCTTTACAATATTCATCCCTAACTAATTTCTTGGCCGCACCGATTGCATGTGGTTTTTTCCTATTTATGTTTGGTGGAATCATCCAAGACTTTATTTTCGCTATCCTCGCTGGAGCGGGCGCTTTTTTAACCTTTAATTATGTACAACGTTACATACAGATTAAATTCTTTTCTGAGTTTATTAGTGCAGCAGTGGTTATTATGATAGCCTCTGCTTTCACAAAAATAGGCTGGTCACATAATCAAGATATCATAACCATTGCTGGTGTTATGCCTCTTGTACCAGGCATTTTGATTACTAACGCCATACGTGATTTGATGGCTGGTGAATTACTTGCTGGTATGTCACGTGGTGTTGAAGCGGCATTAACTTCATTTGCAATTGGAGCTGGTGTTGCCATAGTATTATTAATATTTTAA